From a single Ischnura elegans chromosome 7, ioIscEleg1.1, whole genome shotgun sequence genomic region:
- the LOC124162530 gene encoding splicing factor, proline- and glutamine-rich-like: MPMGLPYSLSNQSRVRHGARDSSPSGQPAANKTDTIPSSHYYHQHIYSPQSQTTRVKGEEEGVTGPAAPSTKDTEESLEVVEVEAATVGGGGGGGGRRRKKTPAPNPSAPSAPPGAQQEILERGGGNRRSPPPSHRSLRRPPPPHPLNAGAKLYARSLDGGGGPAYQTPYVGHHPTPHHLPQLHHHQHQGSLPGSGGGAGLSDTPTSENASDATLTDSELALARDSTLLVQNGEWTNQGSF, encoded by the exons ATGCCTATGGGGCTCCCTTATTCTCTCTCCAATCAAA GCAGAGTGCGTCACGGGGCACGAGACAGTTCCCCTTCGGGTCAGCCGGCCGCCAACAAGACTGACACCATCCCCAGCTCCCACTACTACCATCAGCACATCTACTCGCCGCAGAGCCAGACGACCCGCGTGAAGGGCGAGGAGGAAGGCGTCACCGGCCCCGCGGCACCCTCCACCAAGGACACCGAGGAGTCGCTGGAGGTGGTGGAGGTGGAGGCAGCGACGGTGGGCGGCGGCGGAGGAGGCGGCGGGAGGCGACGCAAGAAGACCCCCGCCCCCAACCCGTCGGCCCCCTCCGCCCCGCCGGGGGCGCAGCAGGAAATCCTGGAGAGGGGCGGCGGCAATCGCCGCTCCCCACCCCCCAGCCACCGCTCCCTTCGCCGCCCGCCGCCGCCGCACCCGCTGAACGCGGGGGCCAAGCTGTACGCGAGGTCCCTGGACGGGGGCGGCGGGCCCGCCTACCAGACCCCGTACGTAGGCCATCACCCGACGCCGCACCACCTGCCGCAGCTACACCACCACCAGCACCAGGGTTCGCTTCCCGGGAGCGGCGGGGGAGCGGGCTTGAGTGACACGCCCACCTCGGAGAATGCTTCCGACGCCACGCTGACCGACTCGGAGCTAGCGCTCGCCAGGGACTCGACGCTTCTCGTCCAAAACGGTGAGTGGACCAACCAAGGGAGTTTTTGA